In uncultured Methanobrevibacter sp., the following proteins share a genomic window:
- a CDS encoding formylmethanofuran--tetrahydromethanopterin N-formyltransferase: MNYDKVEDTFFEAFEGKYVRALITGPTKEIVKRAAYDSTSTPSAVIGRVEGGVEGFLEENETPDGRYGAIVQYWLGGDDVEKFAFELSYRLRQDVLVKPFTRIFDYSDCESDEYIEMMDIVGHCGDGYEWIVEEYGRKMINVPIAVPDFQIEEKFKINDGTMGGNFWYLCSTQEAVLEAGDAIINAIMEVEGATAPFEICSAASKPETNFPEIGPTTNHVYCPSLKESLGDESKVPEGVNYIPEVVINAISEDAMNKAIKAGIDAALEFEGVVKISAGNFDGKLGDKNINLLDILK; the protein is encoded by the coding sequence ATGAATTATGATAAAGTTGAAGACACATTTTTCGAAGCTTTTGAAGGTAAATATGTAAGAGCTTTAATTACAGGACCTACCAAAGAAATTGTAAAAAGGGCAGCATATGATTCCACTTCTACACCAAGTGCAGTAATCGGCAGAGTAGAAGGAGGGGTTGAAGGATTTTTGGAAGAAAATGAAACTCCTGACGGAAGATATGGTGCAATAGTTCAATACTGGTTAGGTGGAGATGATGTCGAAAAGTTTGCATTTGAACTGTCCTACAGATTAAGACAGGATGTTTTGGTCAAACCGTTCACACGCATTTTTGATTATTCAGATTGTGAAAGCGATGAATATATTGAAATGATGGATATTGTAGGCCATTGTGGTGACGGATATGAATGGATTGTCGAAGAATATGGTAGAAAAATGATCAATGTTCCGATTGCGGTTCCTGATTTTCAAATTGAAGAGAAATTCAAAATCAATGATGGAACAATGGGTGGAAACTTTTGGTATTTATGTTCAACTCAAGAAGCAGTTCTCGAGGCGGGTGATGCAATCATCAATGCAATTATGGAAGTTGAAGGAGCTACAGCACCATTTGAAATATGTTCTGCCGCTTCAAAACCTGAAACTAATTTCCCTGAAATCGGACCTACCACCAATCATGTTTACTGTCCGTCCTTAAAGGAATCTTTAGGTGATGAATCAAAAGTTCCTGAAGGCGTAAATTATATTCCTGAAGTTGTAATAAATGCAATCAGTGAAGATGCAATGAATAAAGCAATTAAAGCAGGAATTGATGCTGCTTTGGAATTTGAAGGTGTTGTAAAAATATCTGCAGGTAATTTTGATGGAAAACTTGGAGATAAAAATATAAATTTATTAGATATCTTAAAATAA
- a CDS encoding 4Fe-4S binding protein, with amino-acid sequence MSVMIDNYTKTPRPLRHVDVDYLVDQTKCAKCSDKPCLQSCPIDAIYLDNDDGLIKLKNTCFGCVLCRNACPFDAISLDVKMDPPLKENVPNINVKLCKACGACVQACKNASIHIVADGKQEPHSEIDKDTCIRCGYCFRVCPTDAIKYGQLLPKTVKGGKAIVVNQDKCIGCMTCTRVCPSMGAINVARTNKLPYINPGYCARCEECMHSCPSTAIKYSSRKKAYKMYSEIKSFDIVSSIIDYDIKRLSLDLISLNKVLEKVGKSIALEFNDQNFENFIECNVNDMMERELKISLDSSIEIDKFSKLFGSYLMDRNIEVYENKCIACGDCFNVCPVGAIELNGPNPIKINDNCIYCGKCVEQCKFDAIGAYDDYFYSKDTDLYYARSYLHYQRIGELSISTTKCQACAICAKNCPTEALTLNGDKIDYGSEKCIYCRNCESICPLDAIRIINFR; translated from the coding sequence GTGAGTGTTATGATTGATAATTATACTAAAACACCAAGACCATTAAGACATGTTGATGTTGATTATTTGGTTGACCAAACAAAATGTGCAAAATGTAGTGATAAGCCATGTCTTCAGTCATGCCCTATCGATGCAATTTATTTGGATAATGATGATGGTCTTATCAAATTAAAAAATACTTGCTTTGGTTGTGTATTATGCCGTAATGCTTGTCCATTTGATGCAATTTCTCTTGATGTAAAAATGGACCCTCCCCTAAAAGAGAATGTTCCAAACATCAATGTTAAATTATGCAAAGCCTGTGGAGCATGTGTTCAAGCATGTAAAAACGCTTCCATCCATATAGTTGCTGACGGAAAGCAGGAACCTCACAGTGAAATAGATAAGGATACATGTATTCGCTGCGGATATTGTTTTAGAGTATGTCCGACTGATGCAATCAAATATGGTCAATTGCTTCCTAAAACAGTCAAAGGAGGTAAGGCAATTGTCGTTAACCAGGATAAATGTATCGGATGCATGACATGTACTCGTGTATGTCCATCAATGGGGGCAATCAATGTTGCAAGAACCAATAAGTTGCCTTACATTAACCCAGGATACTGTGCAAGATGTGAAGAATGTATGCATTCCTGTCCTTCGACAGCAATCAAGTATTCCTCACGTAAAAAAGCTTATAAGATGTATAGTGAGATTAAATCATTTGATATTGTATCCAGCATTATTGATTATGATATAAAAAGGCTGTCTCTTGATTTGATAAGTTTAAATAAGGTTCTTGAGAAAGTCGGAAAATCAATAGCATTGGAATTCAATGACCAGAATTTTGAAAATTTCATTGAATGTAATGTAAATGATATGATGGAAAGGGAACTCAAAATCAGTTTGGATTCAAGTATTGAAATAGACAAGTTCTCAAAATTATTCGGCTCTTATCTGATGGATAGAAACATTGAAGTCTATGAAAATAAATGTATTGCCTGTGGTGATTGTTTTAATGTATGTCCTGTTGGAGCAATTGAATTAAATGGCCCAAATCCAATTAAAATTAATGATAATTGTATATATTGTGGCAAATGTGTAGAGCAATGTAAATTTGATGCTATCGGTGCTTATGATGACTATTTCTACAGCAAAGACACTGATTTATACTATGCCAGATCATATCTGCATTATCAGAGGATTGGTGAGTTGTCAATTTCAACCACTAAATGTCAGGCTTGCGCAATTTGTGCTAAAAACTGTCCAACTGAAGCATTAACCTTGAATGGTGATAAAATCGATTATGGCAGTGAAAAATGTATCTACTGTAGGAATTGTGAATCAATTTGTCCATTGGATGCAATAAGAATTATTAACTTCAGGTGA
- a CDS encoding 4Fe-4S binding protein, translating into MSSLMWYIYDFARKAWTDAFANAKTDPEIVEKPERFRDFPKVNKEYCIGCGACTVSCPSPNAIKIVREKDTEDGEGLTYPVINPSACIRCGFCAEVCPTDPKTLECGLNHLILPEFNIIPSKRQYIVDDYLCIKCKKCMKKCPVDAIEIVNDKLHVNQLKCISCGECLDVCPVNGAMKGVFVENLQDQKDLILLTVNYLEDYINDKESDLRSLEQDGLLQYEVPLSGIWDDALKIIPDAEVSREIITNAVNRLKIRIIDWDESKCEKCQLCVPECPTGCITFDESNDTIVRDKDKCLRCSICYQTCPFSVIKYFIAKFSLDDGEIIYTTVKASNLNEDIVME; encoded by the coding sequence ATGTCATCTCTAATGTGGTATATTTATGATTTTGCAAGAAAAGCATGGACAGATGCATTTGCCAATGCAAAAACTGACCCTGAAATTGTTGAAAAGCCAGAACGTTTCAGAGACTTTCCAAAGGTTAACAAAGAATATTGTATAGGTTGTGGAGCATGTACAGTATCATGTCCTTCTCCAAATGCAATAAAAATTGTCAGAGAAAAGGATACTGAAGATGGGGAAGGTTTGACTTATCCTGTAATTAATCCTAGTGCATGTATTCGTTGCGGTTTCTGTGCTGAAGTTTGCCCGACAGACCCAAAAACATTGGAATGTGGTTTGAATCATTTGATATTGCCTGAATTTAATATAATTCCATCAAAAAGGCAATATATTGTTGATGATTATTTATGTATCAAATGTAAGAAATGTATGAAAAAATGTCCTGTTGATGCAATTGAAATTGTAAACGACAAGCTTCATGTGAATCAACTCAAATGTATTTCATGTGGTGAATGTCTTGATGTCTGCCCAGTAAATGGTGCAATGAAAGGAGTATTCGTTGAAAACTTACAAGATCAAAAAGACCTGATTCTTTTAACTGTAAATTACCTTGAAGATTATATTAACGATAAGGAATCTGATTTAAGATCTTTGGAGCAGGACGGTCTTTTGCAATATGAAGTTCCTCTTTCAGGCATCTGGGATGATGCATTAAAGATTATTCCTGATGCAGAAGTCTCTCGGGAAATCATTACTAACGCAGTAAACAGACTAAAAATTAGAATTATTGATTGGGATGAATCTAAATGTGAAAAATGTCAATTATGTGTTCCTGAATGTCCTACTGGTTGCATCACTTTTGATGAAAGTAATGATACGATTGTAAGGGATAAGGATAAATGTTTACGTTGTAGTATTTGTTACCAGACATGTCCATTTTCAGTTATTAAATATTTCATTGCCAAATTCTCCCTCGATGATGGTGAAATTATTTATACGACTGTAAAGGCATCTAATTTAAATGAGGATATTGTTATGGAGTGA
- a CDS encoding nickel-dependent hydrogenase large subunit, translated as MIVPIGPIHPALKEPIRLKLQTEGERVVKAEIEYGYVHRGIEKIIEGQTWQKGIYLSERVCGICSYEHTQTFAETIEQISDVDVPLRAQFLRVITNELDRIQSHFLANSTFFKSMDHETLFMHVLELREYAMDSIELLTGNRVNMGWNVVGGVRMDADERHFKPILENLEKIEEGFERTRALFAEGPALALRCKGIGYMSKKEAIKGRAVGPIGRASGVKEDYRKGHYTYDDHFDFKVIRRNEGDNYARTLTRFDEIPESISLIRQAIENIPGGEVRTPADLKSGYAMRKNEAPRGEVTYMIETNGNLIKNISIRTPSIANMDSCAKYMIRDVPTVADAVATYASCDPCVACAERVAITNEAGQTAIKKFDEVI; from the coding sequence ATGATAGTGCCTATTGGTCCAATTCATCCTGCTTTAAAGGAACCTATCAGACTTAAACTTCAAACTGAAGGGGAAAGGGTAGTTAAGGCAGAGATTGAATATGGTTATGTTCACAGAGGTATTGAAAAGATAATTGAAGGACAAACTTGGCAGAAAGGAATTTATCTTTCAGAACGTGTATGTGGTATTTGTTCATATGAACACACACAAACTTTCGCAGAAACCATAGAGCAAATTTCTGATGTTGACGTTCCGCTCAGAGCCCAATTCTTAAGGGTAATAACAAACGAACTGGATAGGATTCAAAGTCATTTTCTTGCAAATTCCACATTCTTCAAATCAATGGATCATGAAACCTTATTTATGCATGTTTTGGAATTAAGGGAATATGCAATGGATTCTATTGAGTTATTGACTGGAAACCGAGTTAATATGGGGTGGAATGTTGTTGGTGGTGTTAGAATGGATGCCGATGAGCGCCATTTCAAACCTATTCTGGAAAATCTTGAAAAAATCGAAGAAGGTTTTGAAAGAACACGTGCATTATTTGCTGAAGGTCCTGCACTTGCTTTGAGATGTAAAGGCATAGGTTACATGTCTAAAAAAGAAGCAATTAAAGGAAGGGCTGTAGGTCCTATCGGAAGAGCTTCAGGAGTTAAAGAAGATTACAGAAAAGGACATTACACTTATGATGATCACTTTGACTTTAAAGTAATTAGACGGAATGAAGGGGACAATTATGCAAGGACTCTTACAAGATTCGATGAAATTCCTGAATCCATTAGTCTGATAAGGCAAGCTATTGAAAATATACCTGGTGGTGAAGTTCGTACTCCTGCTGATTTGAAATCAGGTTATGCAATGCGTAAGAATGAAGCTCCTCGTGGAGAAGTTACATACATGATTGAAACTAATGGTAATCTAATTAAGAATATCTCAATAAGAACTCCAAGTATTGCAAATATGGATTCATGTGCCAAATACATGATTCGTGATGTTCCAACAGTTGCTGATGCCGTTGCAACCTATGCTTCATGTGACCCTTGTGTTGCATGTGCTGAAAGGGTTGCCATTACAAACGAAGCCGGACAAACAGCAATTAAAAAATTTGATGAGGTGATATAA
- a CDS encoding NADH-quinone oxidoreductase subunit B family protein, which yields MLNAIKDAVRKSSIHVCIVNCGGCNGCDVECVALLSPRYDLEQYGIYVHNNPREADVLLLTGAVTEQWVDNLKRVYDKAPEPKIAVAVGNCPQSGDVFNQEGGHVHAPASDFIPVAAAIPGCPPRPSEILEAILAVGPQAIADRGREQE from the coding sequence ATGTTAAATGCGATAAAGGATGCTGTGAGAAAAAGCTCAATTCATGTCTGTATCGTAAATTGTGGCGGATGTAATGGATGTGATGTTGAATGCGTTGCATTATTATCTCCAAGATATGATTTAGAGCAATATGGTATTTATGTTCACAACAATCCTCGTGAAGCTGATGTTTTGTTATTGACCGGTGCTGTTACCGAGCAATGGGTCGATAATTTAAAGAGAGTGTATGATAAAGCTCCTGAACCAAAAATTGCAGTAGCAGTAGGAAACTGTCCGCAATCAGGTGATGTATTCAATCAGGAAGGAGGTCATGTTCATGCTCCTGCTTCTGATTTTATTCCGGTTGCAGCAGCTATTCCTGGCTGTCCGCCAAGGCCTAGTGAAATATTGGAAGCTATCCTGGCTGTAGGTCCTCAAGCTATTGCTGATCGTGGGAGGGAACAAGAATGA
- a CDS encoding DUF1959 family protein — protein sequence MDDDAKLRLIQKRIIKSYAWQRDIIVPLSNDFDCTTDELEEVFFDLLDLDSLEALHGTFESAQDICLYQKLNADLRLCWLIDTLELLPRESGRNLKMKLVKEIKNGKSYEDAVKEGKLELFQLLKKEAEN from the coding sequence ATGGATGATGATGCTAAATTGAGATTAATACAAAAAAGAATTATCAAAAGTTATGCTTGGCAGAGAGATATCATTGTTCCACTTTCCAATGATTTTGATTGTACTACTGATGAATTGGAGGAAGTATTTTTTGATTTACTTGATTTGGATTCATTGGAAGCATTGCATGGGACATTTGAATCTGCTCAGGATATCTGTTTGTATCAAAAATTAAATGCAGATTTAAGGTTATGCTGGTTAATTGATACTTTAGAATTGCTTCCAAGGGAAAGCGGAAGAAACTTAAAAATGAAATTGGTAAAAGAAATTAAAAACGGAAAATCTTATGAAGATGCCGTAAAAGAGGGAAAATTAGAATTATTCCAATTGTTAAAAAAAGAAGCAGAAAATTAA
- a CDS encoding energy-converting hydrogenase subunit EhaL family protein — translation MLDYMIYILAFAVGSILGLLYSYKKHGEPYVAVPGFNIPSAVVSIVGWCLAFNAGNVILSAVGFLLGGLIMGERPGYGRKETALGLILAVGLYVLLKLTA, via the coding sequence ATGTTAGATTATATGATTTATATACTTGCATTTGCTGTCGGATCCATTCTTGGTTTACTTTACAGTTATAAAAAACATGGCGAACCGTATGTTGCAGTACCTGGCTTTAACATACCTTCAGCTGTCGTTTCAATTGTAGGGTGGTGTTTGGCATTTAATGCAGGTAATGTTATTTTATCAGCAGTCGGATTTCTCCTTGGTGGTTTGATAATGGGAGAACGTCCAGGATATGGTAGAAAAGAAACTGCTTTAGGTTTGATTTTGGCAGTAGGATTATATGTATTACTAAAATTAACAGCATGA
- a CDS encoding respiratory chain complex I subunit 1 family protein produces MNLMADILINVIIAFLAGSLLLGLHRKVMARVQKRPGPPIVQHLIHSLKFFFKETAIPKTVSKVFYIGIVFILALIWVVGVIVGPVAHDSLLILFGVYAVYKIVEHNSGSSSGSPYGKLSCVRAVLSAATELPLFAAIVFVYLVTGTMNIGQIIAYQSVHGPLIFSIPLAALMFFMLIITKSPYSPFAITKDKALISGFETEHFGFLRGFMLFSESIAWYVMLWVFLTIFFGPLNAVGYLIGMIVITFITGFINATTPIFSPNHSVMIQITIGAICFFGTIIMIFTGVVA; encoded by the coding sequence GTGAATTTAATGGCAGATATTTTAATTAATGTTATTATTGCATTTCTTGCGGGAAGCTTGCTTCTAGGATTGCATAGAAAGGTAATGGCACGTGTTCAAAAACGTCCTGGACCACCTATTGTTCAGCATTTGATACACTCTTTGAAATTTTTCTTTAAAGAAACAGCAATCCCAAAAACTGTATCTAAAGTATTTTATATAGGTATTGTATTTATTTTGGCTTTAATTTGGGTTGTAGGAGTTATTGTCGGTCCTGTGGCTCATGATTCTTTATTAATTTTATTCGGTGTTTATGCAGTTTATAAAATCGTAGAACACAATTCAGGATCAAGTTCAGGTTCACCTTATGGTAAGTTAAGTTGTGTAAGGGCAGTACTTTCAGCAGCAACTGAACTTCCTTTATTTGCAGCTATTGTATTTGTTTACTTGGTAACCGGAACAATGAATATTGGTCAAATTATTGCTTATCAGTCAGTGCATGGTCCTTTAATATTTTCAATTCCACTTGCAGCATTAATGTTTTTCATGTTAATTATTACCAAATCTCCATACTCTCCTTTTGCAATAACAAAAGATAAGGCATTAATTTCTGGATTTGAAACCGAACACTTTGGATTTTTGAGAGGATTCATGTTATTTTCAGAGTCTATTGCTTGGTATGTGATGCTTTGGGTATTCTTAACAATATTCTTCGGTCCGTTAAATGCGGTAGGATATTTGATTGGAATGATTGTAATCACATTTATTACTGGATTTATTAACGCTACAACACCAATATTTAGTCCAAATCATTCTGTAATGATTCAAATTACTATAGGGGCAATTTGCTTCTTTGGAACCATAATAATGATATTTACAGGAGTGGTAGCATGA
- a CDS encoding DUF788 domain-containing protein — MDSQKGIYLILLVLSTIAILACLVINFEAWIVYTVAIFGIPLWILSLGLLTMAKPKPEDAEERVKEPFTGY, encoded by the coding sequence ATGGATAGTCAAAAAGGTATTTATTTAATATTATTGGTCTTATCAACAATAGCTATTCTTGCTTGTTTGGTTATAAACTTTGAAGCATGGATTGTTTACACAGTAGCTATATTTGGTATTCCATTATGGATTTTATCTTTAGGTTTATTGACAATGGCCAAACCAAAACCTGAAGATGCAGAAGAAAGGGTGAAAGAACCATTTACTGGATATTAG
- a CDS encoding EhaG family protein: protein MVMIPPYVPEAFLTMYLPAIYAGLIVGFIGTMAIAMKREEIHILILTDLVGLAMIFVVSAVGTDLAEALILPGLVVELAETLAISEILITREMRKIEQDPRRNLSKSSSLFPQPFSLDMEIMTTAPNFIALILIGYGIFLTGFTGGAVAGGGIVLYALSKKARGLPVLVLDGIAGVSGIAWCLWIIGFLLFFVMPQYWLLSLFLAACGLLLKVASKVGLIGLLMREDIDKE from the coding sequence ATGGTTATGATACCTCCGTATGTTCCTGAAGCATTTTTAACAATGTATCTGCCGGCAATTTATGCTGGTTTGATTGTAGGATTCATTGGAACAATGGCAATTGCAATGAAAAGGGAAGAGATTCACATTCTTATCCTGACTGATTTGGTTGGTCTTGCAATGATTTTTGTTGTATCTGCAGTTGGAACTGATTTGGCTGAAGCTTTAATTTTACCTGGGCTGGTTGTAGAATTGGCTGAGACTTTGGCAATTTCTGAAATTTTGATTACTCGTGAAATGCGTAAAATAGAACAAGACCCAAGAAGAAATCTATCAAAATCTTCTTCATTATTCCCTCAACCGTTTTCATTGGATATGGAAATCATGACTACTGCACCTAATTTCATTGCATTGATCTTAATTGGTTATGGAATATTCTTAACTGGTTTTACTGGAGGGGCAGTAGCTGGTGGAGGAATTGTTTTATATGCATTGTCCAAAAAAGCAAGAGGACTTCCTGTACTTGTATTGGATGGTATTGCAGGAGTTTCTGGAATAGCTTGGTGTTTGTGGATTATTGGATTTTTATTATTCTTTGTAATGCCACAATATTGGTTATTGAGTTTATTCCTTGCAGCATGTGGATTACTATTAAAAGTAGCTTCAAAAGTGGGCTTAATTGGTCTGCTTATGAGAGAGGATATTGATAAGGAGTAG
- a CDS encoding EhaF family protein, protein MKIGSLWNKLAEPKNIPRLFAFSLGIILIVGLIVPMALNPDQLYVRPAPQVQVDEGLAIAPYDRGGEVLKSPGNINPQYPENAAELGMITAYMSPLAQWISSISPYFGTSIYSSPGGLIDEVLYYTRGFDTILESSILMMSFIIASWLSINYTMNRKNDEKEIKADVKKAINESAQVANEVKVSDVKARSKQLRRDN, encoded by the coding sequence ATGAAAATAGGATCTCTATGGAATAAACTGGCAGAGCCAAAGAATATTCCTCGTCTTTTTGCATTCAGTTTAGGAATAATATTGATTGTTGGCCTTATTGTGCCGATGGCTTTAAATCCAGATCAATTATATGTTAGGCCAGCTCCTCAAGTTCAAGTAGATGAAGGTTTAGCTATCGCCCCATATGACAGGGGTGGTGAAGTTTTAAAATCGCCTGGAAATATAAATCCGCAATATCCTGAAAATGCGGCAGAATTGGGTATGATAACAGCATATATGTCTCCATTGGCTCAATGGATATCTTCGATATCTCCATACTTTGGAACATCAATTTATTCATCTCCGGGTGGTCTTATAGATGAAGTTTTATATTATACTAGGGGTTTCGATACAATTTTGGAATCCAGTATTCTGATGATGTCATTCATCATTGCTTCATGGTTGTCCATTAATTATACCATGAATAGGAAAAATGATGAAAAAGAGATAAAGGCAGATGTTAAAAAAGCTATCAATGAATCTGCACAAGTTGCTAATGAAGTAAAGGTTAGTGATGTAAAAGCCAGATCAAAACAATTAAGGAGGGATAACTGA
- a CDS encoding DUF2107 family protein encodes MIDVSLIFYFGIFLAIVGTIATAWGPGVNDPIVRTFNTEVASIGVCLVLLCYNHVLALLTLLATTVIITLILFRAIIRLEEMGADV; translated from the coding sequence ATGATTGATGTTTCCTTAATCTTTTACTTTGGAATTTTCTTGGCGATTGTAGGAACTATAGCTACCGCATGGGGTCCTGGAGTAAATGATCCTATTGTCAGAACATTCAACACTGAAGTTGCATCTATCGGTGTTTGTTTGGTATTGTTGTGCTATAATCATGTTTTAGCTTTATTAACATTGCTTGCAACTACTGTAATTATTACATTAATATTATTCAGAGCAATTATTCGTTTAGAAGAGATGGGGGCAGACGTATGA
- a CDS encoding EhaD family protein, with the protein MEIILIIAMALMVIGAFGIIFLKKPLDKVIMFSILDAGFVLVVVAFKYLDVAMFAALVDPLSTLVFILAIVKINEIRKNKVSGELND; encoded by the coding sequence ATGGAAATTATATTAATAATTGCAATGGCTTTAATGGTTATAGGTGCATTTGGAATAATATTTCTCAAAAAACCATTGGATAAAGTTATAATGTTCTCAATTCTGGATGCAGGATTTGTTTTAGTCGTTGTTGCATTCAAATATTTGGATGTAGCAATGTTTGCTGCTTTAGTGGATCCATTATCAACATTAGTATTCATTTTGGCTATTGTAAAAATAAATGAAATCAGAAAAAACAAAGTAAGTGGTGAGTTAAATGATTGA
- a CDS encoding DUF2109 domain-containing protein, protein MYVEIIGIIVIFVALRALITQNRAERLLYLNVIGFGVSAIIALVINTPFALVVAAAFFICSTISANAIAYALKRLDDEILLE, encoded by the coding sequence ATGTATGTTGAAATTATTGGAATTATAGTCATATTTGTAGCATTAAGAGCATTAATAACACAAAATAGGGCTGAAAGATTGCTATATTTGAATGTTATTGGTTTTGGAGTTTCTGCAATTATTGCACTTGTGATAAATACTCCATTTGCTCTTGTGGTTGCAGCAGCATTCTTTATTTGTTCTACAATTAGTGCTAATGCAATTGCATATGCATTAAAAAGACTTGATGATGAGATACTATTGGAGTGA
- a CDS encoding energy-converting hydrogenase A subunit A EhaA, with amino-acid sequence MFDLVYDTIFFASYGNIYGLGNITLGLFDVLLAYIVAIIVSIIMALILRLPLLPSKPYRYSFDVSALYPTPIIAIGIFSIFLVLNYTFIYNGLVLAAIIGILSALFVKYLFDFVFPKPLDETGGEDMQ; translated from the coding sequence ATGTTTGATTTGGTGTATGATACCATATTTTTTGCTTCATATGGTAATATTTATGGGCTTGGAAACATAACTCTAGGTCTATTCGATGTTTTATTAGCTTATATTGTAGCTATTATAGTTTCAATTATCATGGCTTTAATTTTAAGACTTCCATTATTACCTAGCAAACCATATAGGTATTCTTTTGATGTGAGTGCATTATATCCGACTCCAATAATAGCTATCGGTATATTTTCAATATTCTTGGTTTTAAATTATACTTTTATTTATAATGGACTTGTATTGGCAGCTATTATAGGTATTTTGTCTGCATTATTTGTGAAATATTTATTTGATTTTGTATTTCCAAAGCCTTTAGATGAAACTGGTGGAGAGGATATGCAATGA
- a CDS encoding CPBP family intramembrane glutamic endopeptidase: protein MDRDVKNFNTRLRTIKIWELAIGLIIALILSIILMFIFPIFETNDDAFMLLLLTLILVFFIWCLKGSNGLNDNVKGALQNEKEILYVFAINIIFAYLFLFSVVVLDMFIGMNDPTWISGVDIDSVSLTPSAFLYTLITSVVFAPIIEELVFRGVLFNRLKIRIGIVPAMLISSILFAIGHDFGGIVSAFLFGICMCILYLKTDNILIPMSVHLINNIVATLLDVTAFDAIITSFPWIILLGILILIATILLIKYIVTETKTLNRKFS from the coding sequence ATGGACAGAGACGTGAAAAATTTCAATACCCGACTTAGAACAATAAAAATTTGGGAATTGGCAATAGGACTCATAATTGCATTAATACTTTCCATAATATTGATGTTCATATTTCCAATATTCGAAACAAATGATGATGCATTCATGCTTTTACTGTTAACATTAATTTTAGTATTCTTTATATGGTGTTTAAAAGGCAGTAACGGATTGAATGATAATGTTAAAGGCGCACTTCAAAATGAAAAAGAAATATTATACGTATTCGCAATAAATATAATTTTTGCTTATCTATTTTTGTTTTCAGTAGTTGTTCTAGACATGTTTATTGGAATGAATGATCCAACATGGATAAGTGGTGTTGATATTGATTCTGTCAGTTTAACCCCAAGCGCATTCCTCTATACCCTCATAACATCAGTAGTATTTGCACCGATTATTGAAGAGTTAGTATTTAGAGGTGTTCTATTCAACAGACTGAAAATAAGAATTGGAATTGTCCCTGCAATGTTAATATCTTCCATTCTATTTGCCATAGGCCATGATTTCGGAGGAATAGTAAGTGCATTTTTGTTTGGAATATGTATGTGTATTTTATATTTGAAAACTGATAATATTCTAATTCCAATGAGCGTACACTTAATAAACAACATAGTTGCAACATTACTTGACGTTACTGCATTTGATGCAATTATAACTTCATTTCCATGGATAATTCTACTTGGAATATTGATTTTAATAGCCACAATATTATTGATTAAATATATTGTAACAGAAACAAAAACTCTAAACAGAAAGTTTAGCTAA